The following is a genomic window from Thunnus maccoyii chromosome 13, fThuMac1.1, whole genome shotgun sequence.
AAATCCCTTCTTTGAAGCTGCTTATTTGTCCCTGAGAAGATACTATGGCTCCCAGATAAAGGCAGATAAAGGGTTTGAATGTGACCCTAAGAGCACTGTGGCCTTGAAATACTAAtctcacacacagatacacacagtgAGGGGAGTagatttgtttttggtttttttacaAGAGGGCACAACACTCGCCGTATGCTGCAAAACAAACCATAGAACATGACAAGCGACTCTTTACTCTTGACAGTGACCTTTAGTGCTTTTCAGTATCTCTTCCCCATCTGCTCTGGGCCTGTTGAGGCACACAAACAACACTCCACAGGTGAGATAGCTTATCATTTACAGTTGATCAAGAATCATGTTTCTGACAATACGGGGAAATATTACTCAATGTTCGAGCAATTTATGACATGCCCTGCGGCTTCTTTAAGACCAGAATCACATTACATCTCAACAGAAaaatcatcatttcatcagtgTTTAGCGTCAGGCGTCATCAAAGCATGTCAATGGAGTTCTGATGCAGGGACAAACAAATGGAATTTGCTGTTCCATATTCCAGGGTGTTTGTAAGTCAACACCAGCAGagtttaatttgacttttttgagCTTATCACCAATATAAGTGAGCAAATGACTCTCTAATCAATAGTTTCTGACTCAAAATCAACCAGGGTGACACTGGTGTAGAGGAATATTGCTGAAGTACAGAATTTCACATACATTCATGTACATACAGAGACATGGTACAGGAACAACAAAACCCCACAGACAGGCCAAAGGCACGCTGTGCTTATCACTCTACATACACTGGCttctatatttgtgtgtgtgttttttttgcagtagaGAAATACTGTATTGATCCACTGTTTGACAAGGAGGCTCTACTACTGCGAAGTAAGTGTGGTAATGAGTAGTAGCAGTCGTATGGTTGAATAGAAAAAGGTGATTTTAGGGGCACACAGTTGGTAGTTGGTAGTTCTACATGTTTTTTGACAGTTTGCAGAGGTCAGAGGCAGGAGGGGCAGGAGGGGAGGAGTAAAGGGTCAAAGACTGTTGAAACTAAGATATTAAGGCACATGTTTGGGCTGCAGCCAGGTGAGTGACAACAATGCAACACGGCCAGCTCTTTCAGGAAGATCCAGATGATTTGcaataaaatattcaacacGATTAACCTGCGGTGGTGCCTCTCCCatccaaaatacatttgtgcatATGAATCTATATTCAGATCCAGAAACTGagtgtcattttcttttcttccccaGTTGTTGAAGACAGCGGACCTGGACCCCAAACACAACTATGTCCTGGGTTTCCATCCACATGGCGTGCTGGTGGCAGGGGCCTTTGCCAACTTCTGCACCTATGCCACAGGCTTCAGACAGCTGTTTCCTGGACTTAGAAGCTACCTGCTCATGTTGCCCCTTTGGTTCAGAGCACCATTCTTCAGAGACTACATCATGTGTGCAGGTTGGGGCCAGGGACATGTCAGTCAGACTGCCCAATCTCTCTCTCATCCAAATGAGTAGACAGAGTACAGATTATACACTTGCAGTAACATAAATGTGATCTAATTTATAGCAAGCATATctcaaaatgatcaaaagtCTTAGTTGACTTAATTTGATCATCATGTATCATCACTTCTTATTTTCTGTTACAACGCTGCAGGTCTGATTCCTTCTGACAAAGAGAGCGCCAGTTATCCACTCCGCCAGAGGGGTGGTGGCAACGCTGTTGTGATAGCAGTTGGTGGGGCCCCAGAGGCCCTTGATGCCCACCCTGGAACCTACAATGTCCTCTTGGCACAGAAGAAAGGCTTCATCAAAATGGCCATGGAGCACGGGTAAGAGCAGGGAGCCCTGGGGAAAGAGGACAGTTTTCTGTTAAATACAGCTAATTCTCAGAGGTCTTGTGGTTTATTGAAAGGATTGTGTCAATCTATTCATTTTAGGTTTCTTGCGGCTTGAGTGTGGCCTCTTGAAACAGAGGCTTATTCAAGTCCCTCACATGGAATTTCCTGGGAAAGCACATAGTCCGTTATGAGATCAATTGAGAATGAGACACagatgtaaaacacaaagatttcaAATACTGAACAATATTACTTAATGAATTAAAAATCCTTTCCTTTACAAAACTTTTATAGTGCTCATCTGGTGCCAGTCTTCTCCTTTGGTGAGAACGAAGTGTTTGATCAAATAGACAACTCTAGAGGGACCTGGCTTCGATGGATACAGGAAAGGCTGCAAGGCATCATGGGTATCTCCCTACCTCTCTTCCATGCACGTGGAATTTTTCAGTACTCCTTTGGTCTCATGCCCTACAGAAAACCCATCAATACAATCGGTGAGTTTTGAGCTTTGCTCATGTATCACTATCAGGGTGCTACATGGAGCAGGTTACAGTCTGCAGTTAGCTTGCTTCTGCACTGCTTTAATCTAGGGATTATATGCAATGGTGTCAATTACTTTAAAGACATCctgcagtaaataaaacaatggATACCTTGCTTTAGAGTTTGTCCTGCTGGCAAAAACCCAAGCTACATTATCACTGTACCTCTGCTTATGTATTTCACAACCAGCTGTTGATTTTGGCTTGTCATGTCACTTGGCAACATGAGTATTATTAGTCAGATAAAAAGCAGGGTTGATAGTGAGCAGAGAAAGGTAGAGATGTGGCCCAACGTACATTAGGGCTGCATACCAACCTAATGCATGCCACCATGCTTTAGATAAACAGACTTCCAATGACATCAAACAGAACATATTGCAAATCATAAAATACACTGAGTCTGAGTGTGTTGTCCTGTCACCTCTCTGCAGTTGGACGGCCTATTAAAGTGGAGAAGAATGAGACGCCAACAGCTGAGGAACTTGATGTCCTCCACCAGCTGTATATGGACGAACTCAGCAACCTGTTTGAGGAGCACAAGGGCAACTATGGCGTGGACAAGGACACACACCTGACCTTTGTCTAAACCATACTGAGGATAGAGTGGATTTGAATGGCTATTTATTTCTTAAGTTCAGATGCTGCAGGTTCAGATAAATACACCTTTTGATTGGCTCTTTAAACCCTGAATTTGCTCTGGCATGTTAATGAAAGATAGATAAACTGTTATTGGTTGTGCAACACTGCTATTACTATTTATATAAGGTCGGATTCAACTATGAGAGGAAAGCACTTTTTCGTATAaagatgtgtgttcatttaCACTGTCGTTTTTCATGGcaaattgtactgaagtaacACTAATGACAAAAGTCAAGTTTTCCTCACTTAGTCTCCCAGTTGTGGCATCTGTCTGGGGTTTTGAATTTTGCGCAAGACCTGACACTTTCTTAAATAGAGTCATGGGTTGAATTTGATTGCAACACCATATGAAGACactgtaaaaaagaaacataatttaCCGATCACTACAAACATGGagaataaaaatattgtatataCAACTGACACTGACTCAACATTTACTGGCACAAtgttttgtacagacattcatggttcccagacaatGTATCCAAATGAGTTTGGTGACTTCTCCTCTGGTGACAccaaatgtctcaacaactactggatggattatcatgaaatttggtgcagacattcatgtcaggatgaattgtaattgCTTTGGTGATGCCttatcttttcatctaacaacatcatcatcaagtcaacattttaatttgaccaATATgcccaaatacctgcaaaaattATAACATTCTCATCTTCCTCAGCCgtgctttgtgtttactgctaatgtgaaaatgtcagcatgctaacacgctaaactaagatggtgaacatgatcAACATTGCCCTTGCTTTAGATCCAAGTCAGCACTGCCATTGTGagaacattagcatttagctcaaagcatcaaCATGCCTAATAACAACCTCATAGAGCTACTAGTGTGGCTGCAGGCTCTCAGTCTTGTTAGTGGACAGATatgagtggtatcgatcttctcatccCACTTTTGGCAAGAATGAGAATAAgttgttttatgtgttgaaccattcctttaatatttgcctcaatatgtaatttattaaaACTGCCTGAAACATAACatagacatttttaaaatgtaaaacaaaatggaGAAGCACACTcagataatttattatttatctttattataaTTACTGGCTGAGATATGCATTCTGATCAAACTTAATGTGACATGGATCTTCTAGACATTAATAATGTACTATCCAGGAGACCCAGGCGCATTAATGATAAGTAATGTAGATCAAACCTGCTGATTAAATTTCATACGTGtatcatttattgttttatcagtACTAAGTTCCACACAAAGTCAAGAGCCTGAATTTGGATCATGTTCCCAAATGATAAGACTGTCTGTGAACTTTGGCAGACTCTTTTTTATGAGGTGACAGGGTTCTGATATTTCCAAATGAAATGGGTGGCTGACTGGACAATGCTCTGATCCTTTCAACACAGCCTGGACAAGATTTGcaatgtgtgtaagtgtatgtgtacgtgtgtgtgtgtacgtgtgtgtgtgcatgtgtgtgtgtgtgtgtgtgtgttgggctgATAAAAATGCTGACTAAAAGAAAGACTTACAGCAGTACTGTGATGCAAAAGGGACAAATAATTGGGTGAATGTTATATTTGAGAATAAAAAGCAAGCACTATAAaggtgacagacagagatttgATAGAGAATGAAAGTGACCTGTTGCCTTCACCCTGATGACCTGAAAGCATTTTAAACCAGCTAGAACTACTGTATTTGGTGGTGTGCAAGAACAAAACTATAAAAGCCAATCTGCAACATTGGACTAAACAACAGAAAAGACTTTCATGTTATAAACTGCATTCATATATTTGATAATAACAACTTGTCTGTATCAAAGATGAGTAGATTCTGTTATAGATTGACACTCTTCAGTCATAATCAGAACAGTCCTGACAATCTTAATGTGTCATATCCTCTCCAGAAAGCATTTACAAAGCTGCAatcataacatgacaaaactgATGA
Proteins encoded in this region:
- the mogat2 gene encoding 2-acylglycerol O-acyltransferase 2 translates to MKINFAPVDVPVHRRLQTAAVLQWVFSFLGLAPTCIFLFFYLLFTRYWLISVLYSVWWFFDYDTPARGGRRVPFLCGLKLWDCMRDYFPIKLLKTADLDPKHNYVLGFHPHGVLVAGAFANFCTYATGFRQLFPGLRSYLLMLPLWFRAPFFRDYIMCAGLIPSDKESASYPLRQRGGGNAVVIAVGGAPEALDAHPGTYNVLLAQKKGFIKMAMEHGAHLVPVFSFGENEVFDQIDNSRGTWLRWIQERLQGIMGISLPLFHARGIFQYSFGLMPYRKPINTIVGRPIKVEKNETPTAEELDVLHQLYMDELSNLFEEHKGNYGVDKDTHLTFV